ATGCAATTGAATTTGGCGATGGGTGCGGTGGCCGATGGGGACCGCGCACCACAGGCTCGTGATGCAGCTTGCTCAGAAGCGGCAGGGGATAAATCGGCAATGAAGCACGATGCGCTGTTTGAACGTTTTAGCGCGCGGCTGAAGGCACAGGTTGGTCCCGAGGTCTATGCAAGCTGGTTTGCACGGCTCAAACTCCACACCGTTTCGAAAAGCGTCGTCCGCTTTACCGTTCCGACGACCTTTCTGAAGTCCTGGATCAACAACCGTTATATGGATCTGATCACCAGTCTCGTCCAAAGCGAGGATCCGGACGTGCTGAAGGTGGAAATTCTTGTCCGCTCCGCCAGCCGCCCGGCCCGCCCCGCGCAGGTCGAGGAACGGGTGCAGCCCGTTCAGGACATGGGCGCTGTTGCGCGCAACAAGTCCTTCATTCCGTCGCAGCCCGCGACAGCACCCTCTGCACAGCCTGCGGCGGCGCAGGCGACGCTGCGGCAGGGTAGCTCCGGGCCGCTGTTCGGTTCGCCGCTCGATACACGTTTCACCTTTGACACTTTTGTCGAGGGCTCGTCCAACCGCGTCGCGCTTGCGGCGGCAAAGACGATCGCTGAAGCGGGTGCCGGTGCTGTGCGCTTCAATCCGCTGTTCATTCATGCTGGTGTCGGGCTTGGCAAGACACACCTTCTGCAGGCGATTGCCAATGCCGCCATCGACAGCCCGCGCAACCCGCGTGTGGTCTATCTGACGGCCGAATATTTCATGTGGCGTTTTGCGACCGCGATCCGCGACAATGATGCGCTGACGCTGAAGGACACCCTGCGCAATATCGACCTTCTCGTCATCGACGACATGCAGTTCCTGCAGGGCAAGATGATCCAGCACGAATTCTGCCACCTGTTGAACATGCTGCTCGACAGCGCCAAGCAGGTTGTCGTGGCCGCTGACCGCGCGCCGTGGGAGCTGGAATCGCTTGATCCGCGTGTCCGTTCGCGCCTTCAGGGTGGCATGGCCATCGAGATCGAAGGCCCCGATTACGACATGCGCTACGAAATGCTCAACCGTCGCATGGGTTCTGCGCGTCAGGACGATCCGTCTTTCGAGATTTCGGACGAAATACTGACCCATGTGGCCAAAAGCGTGACAGCGAGCGGACGCGAGCTTGAAGGCGCCTTCAACCAGCTGATGTTCCGACGCTCTTTCGAGCCGAACCTCTCGGTTGACCGTGTCGATGAGCTGCTGTCGCACCTCGTCGGCAGTGGGGAGGCCAAGCGCGTCCGTATCGAGGATATTCAGCGCATCGTCGCCAGGCATTATAATGTGTCGCGGCAGGAGCTGGTTTCCAACCGTCGCACCCGCGTCATCGTCAAGCCGCGCCAGATCGCAATGTATCTGGCCAAGATGCTGACACCGCGCTCATTTCCCGAGATCGGTCGCCGTTTCGGCGGTCGCGACCACACCACGGTTCTTCACGCGGTGCGCAAGATCGAGGATCTGATTTCCGGTGACACCAAGCTCGGCCACGAGGTTGAGCTGCTGAAGCGCCTGATTAACGAAAACAACGCATGAAAAAAGCGGCCTTCGGGCCGCTTTTTTATTGGTTTCTCGGTTGTTGATTGGCTCAGGACCAGGCAGGCTGCCGGTCAGCAGGCGAGATCGGCGACCACGGCATCCAGAATAAGCATGCCGGAAGGGGTGCAGCGCAGGCGGGAATTGCCGATCCGTTCCACGAAGCCGTGTTGCAGGAGGAATTCCTCTTTCTCCGGGTCGAGTTCGCGGCCGGAGAGATCGCTCCAGCGAGCAAGATCAATGCCTTCGCGCAGGCGAAGACCCATCAGCAGCAATTCGTCTGCCTGTTCGTCGACGCCGAGAAGCTCCTGATCGACCATGCCGTGGCCTTCACGCTCGACGGTATCGAGCCAGGTTTCGGGATGGCGCTCGGTGACGGTGGCGAGCTTGGAGGCGCCATTGGTCAGGCGTCCATGCGCACCGGGTCCAATACCGGCATAATCGCCATAACGCCAATAGGTCAGGTTATGGCGGCTTTCCGCACCGGGGCGGGCGTGATTGGAAACCTCGTACGCCGGCATGCCGTAACGCTCGGTGATTTCCTGCGTCGCTTCATAAAGCACCGCCGAATGCTCGCCATCCGGTACGATCAGCTTGCCAGCCTTGTGCAGCCCGTAGAACGGCGTGCCTTCCTCGATAGTGAGCTGATAGAGCGACAGATGGTCGACGGCGTAGGAGACGGCTTCCTTCAGCTCAGCGTCCCATTCGGCCACCGTCTGGTTCGGGCGGGCGTAAATCAGATCGAAGGACATGCGCGGAAAAATCTCCCGCGCCAGACGGATGGCTTTAAGCGCATCGGCAACATCATGCAGACGGCCAAGGAACTTCAGGTCCCGGTCGTTCAGCGCCTGGACGCCGAGCGAGACGCGATTGACGCCGGCTGCCCGGTAACCGCGAAACCGCTCCGCCTCGACGCTTGAAGGATTGGCCTCCATGGTGATCTCGATACCATCAGGCACATGCCAGAAGCGCGAAACGCCATCAAGAAGCGCGCCTACGGTCTGCGGGTCCATCAGCGAAGGTGTGCCGCCGCCCATGAAAATGCTGGTAACGACACGCGGACCGCTGAGCGCCCGCATCTTTGCCATTTCGCTGAGGAACGCCGCAGTGAACCGTTCCTGATCCACCGGGCGGTGGCGGACATGGCTGTTGAAATCGCAATAGGGGCATTTGGCCGCACAGAAGGGCCAGTGCAGATAGATCCCGAAACCGGGATCGCCCGTATCCGGCAGAAGCGACGCGCCGGGGGCAGAAAGTTGGTGCTCCCCGGTCATCGGGTTCATGCCTCCAGACAGGTTTCGACGAATTTTTTGAACGCGCGGGCACGGTGGGAGAGCGCAAACGCATCGCCGTGCTTCCAGCCGTGTTTTTCGTCTGCGGTCATTTCACCGAATGTGGTGTCGTAACCTTCCGGTTTGAAGATGGGGTCATAGCCGAAACCGCTCGTTCCACGCGGTGGCCACGCCACCGTGCCTTCCACCTCGCCGCGAAAATATTCGACATGCCCGTCCGGCCAGGCAAGGCACAGCACGCTGACGAAGCGGCCCGTGCGGTCTTCCGGCTTCGTTGCACCGCGTTCGGCAAGCGCATCCTCGACCTTCTGCATGGCCATGGCGAAGTCGCGCGTACCGTCAGCCGTTTCCGCCCAATTGGCGGTGTAAACGCCCGGCGCGCCATCCAGCGCATCGATGACCAGACCGGAATCGTCAGACAGAGCCGGCAGGCCGGATGCCTTCGCAGACGCAAGCGCCTTGATGGCAGCATTTTCCTCAAAGGTGGTGCCTGTCTCGTCCGGCTCCACGAAGTTTAGCTCCGCAGCCGATTTGGCTGAAAAGCCGAAAGGCCCGATCAGGTCGGCGATTTCGGCGATCTTGCCCTTGTTGTGGCTGGCGACAACGATCGTTCTGGTATCGAGCTTGCGCATGACGTTTTCCTGTCGGCTCAGGCGATTGCCTGCTTCTGAAGGGCCACCAGTTCGCTGCATCCGGCCTTTGCAAGACCGAGCAGCGTCAGGAATTCCTCTTCGGAGAAGGGGGCACCTTCCGCGGTTCCCTGCACTT
This region of Agrobacterium tumefaciens genomic DNA includes:
- the dnaA gene encoding chromosomal replication initiator protein DnaA, whose translation is MKHDALFERFSARLKAQVGPEVYASWFARLKLHTVSKSVVRFTVPTTFLKSWINNRYMDLITSLVQSEDPDVLKVEILVRSASRPARPAQVEERVQPVQDMGAVARNKSFIPSQPATAPSAQPAAAQATLRQGSSGPLFGSPLDTRFTFDTFVEGSSNRVALAAAKTIAEAGAGAVRFNPLFIHAGVGLGKTHLLQAIANAAIDSPRNPRVVYLTAEYFMWRFATAIRDNDALTLKDTLRNIDLLVIDDMQFLQGKMIQHEFCHLLNMLLDSAKQVVVAADRAPWELESLDPRVRSRLQGGMAIEIEGPDYDMRYEMLNRRMGSARQDDPSFEISDEILTHVAKSVTASGRELEGAFNQLMFRRSFEPNLSVDRVDELLSHLVGSGEAKRVRIEDIQRIVARHYNVSRQELVSNRRTRVIVKPRQIAMYLAKMLTPRSFPEIGRRFGGRDHTTVLHAVRKIEDLISGDTKLGHEVELLKRLINENNA
- the hemW gene encoding radical SAM family heme chaperone HemW, with the translated sequence MTGEHQLSAPGASLLPDTGDPGFGIYLHWPFCAAKCPYCDFNSHVRHRPVDQERFTAAFLSEMAKMRALSGPRVVTSIFMGGGTPSLMDPQTVGALLDGVSRFWHVPDGIEITMEANPSSVEAERFRGYRAAGVNRVSLGVQALNDRDLKFLGRLHDVADALKAIRLAREIFPRMSFDLIYARPNQTVAEWDAELKEAVSYAVDHLSLYQLTIEEGTPFYGLHKAGKLIVPDGEHSAVLYEATQEITERYGMPAYEVSNHARPGAESRHNLTYWRYGDYAGIGPGAHGRLTNGASKLATVTERHPETWLDTVEREGHGMVDQELLGVDEQADELLLMGLRLREGIDLARWSDLSGRELDPEKEEFLLQHGFVERIGNSRLRCTPSGMLILDAVVADLAC
- the rdgB gene encoding RdgB/HAM1 family non-canonical purine NTP pyrophosphatase, with the protein product MRKLDTRTIVVASHNKGKIAEIADLIGPFGFSAKSAAELNFVEPDETGTTFEENAAIKALASAKASGLPALSDDSGLVIDALDGAPGVYTANWAETADGTRDFAMAMQKVEDALAERGATKPEDRTGRFVSVLCLAWPDGHVEYFRGEVEGTVAWPPRGTSGFGYDPIFKPEGYDTTFGEMTADEKHGWKHGDAFALSHRARAFKKFVETCLEA